A stretch of DNA from Clupea harengus unplaced genomic scaffold, Ch_v2.0.2, whole genome shotgun sequence:
TGAACCTACCAACGTACCAAATGAGACCTTCCACCTCAGTGCTAATAAAATCACCCAACCGTTCTGTTGTGTGTAGATGAGAGTatagatggcgtgtgtgtgctctgtgtgatgtgtgtagatgagagtatagatggcgtgtgtgtgatgtgtgtagatgagtgtatagatgatgtgtgtgtgtgtatatatggcgtgtgtgtgctctgtgtgatgtgtgtagatgagagtatagatggtgtgtgtgtgtgtatatatggcgTGTGTATGCTCTGTGTGATGTGAGTAGATGAGAGTatagatggcgtgtgtgtgctctgtgtgatgTGAGTAGATGAGAGTatagatggcgtgtgtgtgctctgtgtgatgtgtgtagatgagcgtatagatggcgtgtgtgtgctctgtgtgatgtgtgtagatgagcgtatagatggcgtgtgtgtgtgtatatatggcgTGTGTATGCTCTGTGTGATGTGAGTAGATGAGCGTatagatggcgtgtgtgtgctctgtgtgatgtgtgtagatgagcgtatagatggcgtgtgtgtgctctgtgtgatgtgtgtagatgagcgtatagatggcgtgtgtgtgctctgtgtgatgtgtgtagatgagcgtatagatggcgtgtgtgtgctctgtgtgtgtgtgtgtgtgtgatgtgtgtagatgagcgtatagatggcgtgtgtgtgctctgcggAGACCTGACGTGCAAGCGCCCACGCATCACCCCTGAATGCGCAGCGGTAAAGGTGACGGGAAAACATGCGACAGGGAGAGTGGCGTCCAAAAGCTCCCCAGAGTGCCAAAACTCACTAagcaaaacatacacacgccaAAGCATACACACGTCAAAGCATACACACgccaaaacattttcaaaatgccaATTCCACACGGAGTCAAGCTTTCTCCCACGGACGTTTGGCGTTAGCCTTCCTCAGAAGCTCCGGTCCCTGGAGCTTACTCTACGAACCACACAGTGAACAGGAGAGGCCGTCCGGGCGCCAGAGACCTTCTGTCAGCAGCTGCGGTATGTACACAAGCGCtggcaccagtgtgtgtgtgtgtgtgtgtgtgtgtgtgtgtgtgtgtgtgcgctgcggTATGTACACAAGCACGCTGGCACCAGCAGCTCCTCCACTGACCAGGGGGCGCCTACCCTCATCTGAAAATCACCTGAGgtgggtaggagtgtgtgtgtgtgtgtgtgtgtgtgtgtgtgtgtgtgtgtgtgtgtgtgtgtgtgtgtgtgtgtgtgtgtgtgtgtgtgtgtgtgtgtgcgcgtgtgtgtggtagatgCAGCAGGCAGGAAGGAGTTCTCCAGGTGCCTGGTGTAGGCCTCTGCTCCACAGCTCCCCCTGCACCTCCTGCCCCGCTCAAGCCTCCTTCAGCAGTGGGATATCTGTTCAAACACAGCAGACGGACACTCATCAAATACTTCCTTACTCAtcaaaacacatcaaaacactCATCAAACAGTCATCAGTCATAACTCATGAAACTTTCATCACTCatcaaaacacatcaaacactcatcAAACAGTCATCAGTCATAACTAACTCATGAAACTTTCATCACTCatcaaaacacatcaaacactcatcAAACACTCGCCTCTCAAACTCACAGAGTGAACATGATCGTATCGTTACTGCAAACGTTTATCCACAGACAGCAGGCAAATGCCTCTCACAAACGTACTAAATGACCGCGACTGGACCTGTGAACACCGATTAGATATTATACACCCAGTTCAAGATCAAAGTGAGGGTTGAGTGTGGCCATACCGTCAGCGAAGTCCAGCTCGGAGGCCTGTAGCAGCAGACTGGGCTGCTCACCGCGAGTGTGTGCGCCGCTGGGCCGCTCCCCTGCGGTGGCTCCTAGCACCGGTCCCCATGACGACagcgaggacgaggaggaggaggaggaggagggcgaggaAGGGGACGGCACCCGGTGCACCACCGCCATCTCCGCATGCTGCGCCTGAGCCCACGTTTCtggttgggggggcgggggctgcGCCGACAGCCTCTGGGTCGTCGTGCCAACAGCCGTCTGCTCCTCAGGGGGGGGCGGCACAGTGGGGGGGCCGCCGCCGCTACTCCCGGCAACCGCTTCCTCATAGGAGGGCAGCGGCACCTGCACCCCGTCCACCATGATGGACACAGGCTGGCCGCCCACCTCCTCATCATCACGCCTGGGGGTGCAGGAAGTGGTAGGGTcaggacaggaagtgatgcgcGATACCATTACTACCTGCTCTTTGGCTAACTGGCATCGAGAGAGTAAATGCCTTGGCGCCTGATGTGAGCAGTACACAGGAAATAAGGGCAAAGGGTGCAAAGGGACCAAAACATTACTGGGATTTATCCTCTAAACCAGAAGTaccccacctccccacacaaccacaaacactccAGATTGTTCTAAATCCCACACGATGGCTGCACCTccgcacacaaccacaaacactcaAGATTGTTCTAAATCCCACACGATGGCTGCACCTccgcacacaaccacaaacactcaAGATTGTTCTAAATCCCACACGATGGCTGCACCtccccacacaaccacaaacactcaAGATTGTTCTAAATCCCACACGATGGCTGCACCTccgcacacaaccacaaacactcaGCTTGGTCTAAATCCCACACGATGGCTGCTATAATGCTCATGTATGCCCCAAGAGGAATACTTCATCCCACATGATGGCTTCTTTTTCCCCTTATATCCCATCTGAATACGGACGCTACAGGAGGTAGACtgtccagcagcagccagtGGATCCAGCTGACCCAGCGCTGACCCAGCGTACTCACCGGCCGTGGTGGAAGGACTTGAGTTTGGGCTGCAGCAGCACCGCCAGCACCAccaggaggaggacgagagcCACGGAGCTGGCTGTGGTGGCCACCAGGGACAGGGTGTTCATGCCAAACACCGGCTCTGGATCCTTCTCTGCTCCGGGGGGAAGAGGAACCATCAGTGCACCATCAGGACCACACATCATCACAAGCTTCCTGACCAATCACATACCTTCAGGACCACACGCTACATCGTCACAGGCTTCCTGACCAATCACATACCACTTGCACAAACTGCTACTGCTATGTTCAATTGATCAGCGCAGACATTAAGACAGAATAGTTGCAGAATATATGGTCTTTCATTTTTCTACATCTAACCAGCACTAAGGTTAGATTATGTACACAAACGTGAGTAAAGTATCTGCCACAGGAGGGTACAGTCAGCAGGTGACTGATCCATGCTTCTTAAACAGACAATTCACAGAGGTCATAGGTCACGCATCAGGTGAGGTCATAGGTCACGCATCAGGTGAGGTCATAGGTCACGCATCAGGTGAGGTCATAGGTCACGCATCAGGTGAGGTCATAGGTCAGGCACACCAGTCTTTCTAAGTTGGTAAATGAACATTCCTGATTAGGGGTGGAGAGTCTCACAGGAAAACCGCATTTTGCAGAACCGGTTTTGCAGGACAGTGCCAGAAACTGTGATCATCCGTCACGTCATCAAGATGTTTCACTTTGTATACTGATAGCATCTTTTACAGGTAAGACTGGGTCAGAAATGCACACTGGAACAGATCTTTAAGGCGAGTTTAAGGCGACACACCAAACAGCTGTGAATAGTGCCTACACAGACCCTGCTGTTCCAGAGCCCTGCAGATAGAAATGCCTGCAGTCTGCCTCACACTGTGTCTCAAAAAACTTCCCAAAACGTCTGccatttttcaacctgggccctatttttagatcttctTCGGTCCAAATGTAGCTATTAAGCAGGCCTGTTACATCATGTTAGATCCCAAAACAAACTCTGTCTATGAGCTACCACCTCATGAATTATTTGtcgttattattatttatctgTTTGCCTACACTAGcattataaatacataaaaacaggGTGTCTGACAGCCTTTGAGctcaaacactgacacattGCACTGCGCTACTCTGCTCTGAGTTGCTTGTGGCCAGTTAGGACATTGCTACTGACAGCAATGGAATCTATCTGATTTGGTTGTAGTCCCTCGCCCGTGTGGCAGGTGGTCAGGGGCACGGTGTTGTAGTCCCTCGCTCGTGTGGCATATGGTCAGGGCACGGTGCCAGTCATCATGGCCGAGCCGCAGCGGTCCAGACTCCTGTCCGGGTCTGGCAGACTCACCTGGGGAGAGGAGGCAGCGGACCTGCGAGAGCGTGTCCCACTCGCCGTTGGTGCAGGTGAGATACTGGTAGTCTCCCTTCATGACGTAGCCCTCGTCGCAGAAGTACTCGATCACCGTGCCCTGGCTCAGCGTGCGACAGGGAGAGGGGTGGCAGGTGTACCCTCCATTCTCTGGCTCCAGTGGAGGCCTGCAGACtgagggagggacacacacacacacacacacacacacacacacacacacacacacacacacacacacacacacacacacacacacacacacacacacacacacacacacacacacacacacacacacacacacagtggattaCAACGACGAGTCATATCAGGTGAAACAACTACCATAAATCATCAAAAAACAGAGCGTAGTGTTCCTGATGTACCATGGCTACGTACATAAAGATAAGGAACAGTAGGTTAGTATGACACAGGGGTATCGTTTGATTGGAGCGGCCATAAAGACTTACAAGGGTATCGTTTGATTGGAGCGGCCATAAAGACTTACAAGGGTATCGTTTGATTGGAGAGGCCATAATGACTTACAAGCAGTGGCATCTGGCTGGCTTAAGTAGCCTGTAATCTACACCATGGAGAAACTGGCCACTGAGTCATGAAACAGATGGAGATgactgagaaagaaagacagagagagagagagagagagagagggagagaggaagcaggagggagtgagagagagagaggaagcaggagggagagagagagagagagagtgaagtgacaaagagagggggggagagagagacaaagagagaaagagacaaagagagacaaagagaggaagagacaaagagagacagaaacagcgAGGCAGAGGAGAAGGGTGCCTCCCAACTCTgcacacaacaataacaaaccGAAAAATGAATTTGCAAACTATACTCAAGCTGACACATactgcgcacgcgcacacatccacctacacccacacacacacacacacacctgtagcctGTGTTGTGGATGCTgaacgcgcacacacccacacccacccccacacacccacctgtAGCCTGTGTTGTGGATGCTgaacgcgcacacacccacccccacccacctgtAGCCTGTGTTGTGGATGCtgaacgcgcgcacacacccacacacacacacacacacctgtagcctGTGTTGTGGATGCTgaacgcgcacacacccacccccctacacacacccacacacacacacacctgtagcctGTGTTGTGGATGCTGAactcaggagcagcagcagaggcaggctCAGCACTGATGCTGAGAGGGAGCCCAGGTAGCCTGTAAACTCTCGCCCGGTCGCTCCATggctcatcttctctctcctctccagaccCCAAAGTCCTCTTATCctagaagaacacacacacacacacacaacctcgtAACACACTCGAAGACCATGGCGTTTAACAACTTATCctataagaacacacacagacacacacaacctcgtAACACACTCGAAGACCATGGCGTTtataaagaggaaaaaaggacaAAGAAGATTGTTCTTCTTAGAACCGTTTTTCATATGGTTCCATAAGGACCCTTTCAGCTATTCATTCAATGCCGGTTCTCAGGCCTGAAGAGTACTCCAGAGTCGGAATGATGAAGATCTTACATTTTTTAAGAACCTAACTGTGTCAATAACTCACTGCCTGAGACTGTGTCAATAACTAACTATGAGACTGTGTCAATAACTAACTATGAGACTGTGTCAATGACTAACTGCCTTAGAGTCTAAGGCTGTTAGTTATTGACACAGTCTCATAGGCTGTTAGTTATTGACACAGTCTCATAGGCTGTTAGTTATTGACACAGTCTCATAGTTAGTTATTGACACATTATCATAGGCTGTTAGTTATTGACACAGTCTCATAGTTAGTTATTGACAGTCTCATAGGCTGTTAGTTATTGACACAGTGTCATAGTTATTTATTGACACAGTCTA
This window harbors:
- the LOC122129904 gene encoding sushi domain-containing protein 6-like — its product is MSHGATGREFTGYLGSLSASVLSLPLLLLLSSASTTQATVCRPPLEPENGGYTCHPSPCRTLSQGTVIEYFCDEGYVMKGDYQYLTCTNGEWDTLSQVRCLLSPEKDPEPVFGMNTLSLVATTASSVALVLLLVVLAVLLQPKLKSFHHGRRDDEEVGGQPVSIMVDGVQVPLPSYEEAVAGSSGGGPPTVPPPPEEQTAVGTTTQRLSAQPPPPQPETWAQAQHAEMAVVHRVPSPSSPSSSSSSSSSLSSWGPVLGATAGERPSGAHTRGEQPSLLLQASELDFADDIPLLKEA